GGTGGAAGAGTAGAGAGGCGCAGCGACCTCGTCCAACACCATTTCGGTATGGAAACTATATCGGCCAGGTATGATCAGGTGAACGCCGTGCATTTCCATGCACGACTCCCGCCACGCCTGCGTTCAAAGCCGCGCAAGGGTCAGAACACGTGCCCGATCCCGGCCATGACGCCATTCTGCGGGCGGCCCGGTGCGACCGCGCGCCCGCATCGAGGGCGATCGCAGCCTGGCCATGGTTGTCCATGCGCCCGACGGCGCCGTAGAAGCGCCGCGCTTCGCGAACGCATACGTCAGGCGCGCCGCCCAGGCCGTAAGTGACGATCGTGAAGAAGGCCGGGGATTACTGGCGGCCCACGCTCAGGTCGCCGGCGCGGCTGCTCAGGCGCACCCAGGATTGGCGGCCGCACGGCACGCTGCCGTGTCCCGAGGCAGGTGAGGTAGAGGACGATGCCGGGAAGAAGCCGGCCTCGAACACGCCCAGCAGGAAGCGCACGGCATGGAAATGATCCGGGCGATACGGTCGAGGAAGGAAACGACGTAGCAGAGAAAAAGAACGGGAATGATGCGGCGCGATACCTTGCGGTACAGCGCGTCGTCGGAATCACGGGCGGCCGCGGGCCGCACCGCGCTGGAACCGGTCGTGGTGTCGAACATGCTTGTCTCCGATATCTGCCCGTCATTGCGGCCGATTCCTTGTTCGTAATTGGTAACCGCGTCGCCGCGGTCGGCGGCCGCACAGGCCGCCCCGGCCCTACCCCAGGAAGGTGCGCAGCTGGCCGGTGAATTCCTTCGAGGCCTCGATGTTCGACAGATGCGACGCGTCGAGGACCTCGCAGCGGGCGCCGGCGATCCGGTCACGCATGAAGTTCGCGTCGTCGACCGTGGTGACCGGGTCGTGCCGTCCGGCGATCAGCAGCGTCGGCACGCGGATCGCGCCGATGTCCTCGCGCAGGTCGGCCCGGCCCAGCGCCAGGCAGCACGCCGCATAGCCGGCCGGCGATATGTTGCGCAGCCCGCCGACCAGCGCCGCGACGACCGTCGGGGAAGCTTGCGCGAAGCCTTCCGTGAACCAGCGGCCGCGTGCGCCGTCGGCCACCGGCCCCATGCCGGAGGCGGCGACCTGGGTCGCCCGCTCCCGCCAGCCGGGCTGGGTGCCGATGCGCGCCGCGCTGTTGGCGACCACGAGGCGCTCCAGGCGCCGGCCGGCGTGGATGCCGAGCCACAGCCCGGTCAGCCCCCCATCGAAATGCCGCAGAAGTGCGCGCGCTCGATGCCGAGACCGTCCAGCAGGCGCAGCACGTCGCCGCCCAGCTGGTCCAGCGTGTAACCGGCCTCGGCATCCACGCCGGAGCCGGAACCGCCGTGGCCGCGGGTGTCGTAGCGCAGCACGCGGAAGTCACGCGCCAGCGCGCCGGCCTGCTCTTCCCACATGGACATGGTCGTACCAAGCGAATTCGAGAGTACCAGCACGGGCGCGTGTGCAGGGCCCTGCAGCATGTAGCTGATCTGCTGCGGCCCGGGATCGAGGATCGGCATCGCGGCGTCTCCGTCAGGCTTCGAAGTGGGCGCGTTCGATCTGGTCCGCCGGCAGGCCGTCGCGCTGGGCGTGCAGGTCGAAGTCGAAGTCGATCGAGTAGAACGGTGCGTCGACCTCATGGGCGCGCAGCGCTGCCGGGTCGGTGACCTTGGTCACGGCGGGAACGAGACCGTCGCGCGTGGCGAACGCGAAGTCGTCCCACAGGTATGGATCGCCGTCGATGTTGATCTGCGTGGTCAGCTTGCGGTGGCCCGGCGCCGTCACGAAGAAGTGGATGTGGGCCGGGCGGGTGCCGTGGCGGCCGAGCGCCTTGAGCAGCTTGTCGGTGGCACCGTTCGGCGGCACGCTGTAGCCCACCGGGAGCTTGCTGCGGAAGCGGTAGCGTCCTTCCGCGTCGGTGCGGATCGTGCGGCGCAGGTTGTACGGGGTCTGGCTCGGATCGAAGAAGGAATAGCCGCCCAGGTGATTGGCGTGCCAGACTTCGACCGTGGCGTTGGCGACCGGCTTGCCGTCGGCGCCGCGCACCTGGCCCTGCATGAACAACACCTCACCCGGCTGCGGATCCTGGTCCAGGCGCGCGAAGCCGACCGATTCCGGCGCGCCGGCGACGTACAGCGGGCCCTCGATGGTGCGCGGGGTGCCGCCGGTCACGCCCTGGCGCGCCTCTTCCGCATCCATGCGCACGTCCAGCAGGCGCTCGAAGCCCAGGCCCGCGGCGATCAGGCCCCACTCGCCTGAGCGGCCGGCCTCGGTCAGGTAGCCGACGGCGCTCCAGAATTCGTGCG
This genomic stretch from Massilia putida harbors:
- the catA gene encoding catechol 1,2-dioxygenase — encoded protein: MNKTAIEALLRQIESTEKDTGNPRVQAIVNRIVRDLFVTIDEFDVQPHEFWSAVGYLTEAGRSGEWGLIAAGLGFERLLDVRMDAEEARQGVTGGTPRTIEGPLYVAGAPESVGFARLDQDPQPGEVLFMQGQVRGADGKPVANATVEVWHANHLGGYSFFDPSQTPYNLRRTIRTDAEGRYRFRSKLPVGYSVPPNGATDKLLKALGRHGTRPAHIHFFVTAPGHRKLTTQINIDGDPYLWDDFAFATRDGLVPAVTKVTDPAALRAHEVDAPFYSIDFDFDLHAQRDGLPADQIERAHFEA